A genomic window from Dermacentor silvarum isolate Dsil-2018 chromosome 9, BIME_Dsil_1.4, whole genome shotgun sequence includes:
- the LOC119464586 gene encoding zinc finger RNA-binding protein, with product MASTHFACKECSMHFSGPMPYMDHLKSARHQKKVAAHRQMEALIGAGAEVRSPDIKLEVTSAATGLPSMQIAPLRFVCELCDVAMNCEDALISHKKGKKHQRVLQREEVLRQLAAGRDACQKLPAESTMRRSSTSPTSTAPEGTASSADDAGEQRRGGRSCLAASAASSSSRTSATSWSIWRPMRIARKGCKPSEDETIPTSARSGPLVDLRIRLTASNDDVWLSLETTTAALSAAIFRF from the exons ATGGCTTCGACGCACTTCGCCTGCAAGGAGTGCAGCATGCACTTCAGCGGTCCCATGCCTTACATGGACCACCTGAAGAGCGCCAGGCACCAGAAGAAAGTTGCCGCTCACAGACAGATGGAAGCGCTGATCGGAGCTGGAGCCGAGGTTCGCAGCCCGGACATCAAACTGGAAGTCACCTCTGCGGCCACGGGATTGCCGTCGATGCAGATTGCGCCTCTGCGGTTCGTCTGCGAGCTCTGCGACGTCGCCATGAACTGCGAAGACGCCCTGATTTCCCACAAAAAG GGTAAGAAGCACCAGCGGGTGCTACAAAGGGAGGAAGTCCTCCGACAGCTTGCCGCTGGTAGGGACGCTTGCCAGAAGCTCCCGGCTGAATCAACGATGCGTCGGTCTTCGACGTCGCCAACGTCGACCGCTCCTGAGGGGACTGCAAGTTCAGCCGATGACGCAGGAGAACAACGACGAGGCGGTCGATCCTGTCTTGCCGCTTCTGCGGCATCGTCCTCTTCGAGAACGTCGGCTACAAGCTGGAGCATCTGGAGACCGATGCGCATCGCCAGAAAAGGATGCAAGCCGTCGGAAGACGAGACGATCCCGACGAGTGCCAGAAGCGGTCCACTAGTGGATCTTCGGATCCGGCTAACGGCTTCGAATGATGACGTTTGGTTGAGCCTCGAAACGACCACTGCCGCGCTTAGCGCGGCGATTTTTCGTTTCTGA